Proteins encoded within one genomic window of Burkholderiaceae bacterium:
- a CDS encoding ABC transporter, permease protein 1 (cluster 5, nickel/peptides/opines), whose amino-acid sequence MLLPRSCRFSLMSAFILRRLLQAVIVMVVVALIAFLLFQYVGDPVAFMLGQDATPAQRMQLRAELGLDQPFFVQFWHFLVNAVQGNFGLSLRLGQKVSRLIGERFPATLELSIVAALLAVVVGVPMGVYAALKRGSFLSQVFMTISLLGVSLPTFLIGILLILFFSVEFGWLPSFGRGQVVHFGWWTSGLFTRDGWAHILMPAVTLAIFQLTLIMRLVRAEMLEVLRTDYIKFARARGLTNRAIHFGHALKNTLVPVMTITGLQLGGLIAFSIITETVFQWPGMGLLFIQAVTFADIPVMAAYLCLIALIFVVINLIVDLLYFAVDPRLRLDSAGGH is encoded by the coding sequence GTGCTGCTGCCGCGCTCGTGCCGCTTCTCGCTGATGTCCGCCTTCATCCTGCGCCGCCTGCTGCAAGCCGTGATCGTGATGGTCGTGGTCGCGCTGATCGCGTTCCTGCTGTTCCAGTACGTCGGCGATCCGGTGGCGTTCATGCTGGGACAGGACGCGACGCCTGCGCAGCGCATGCAACTGCGCGCCGAGCTTGGGCTGGACCAGCCGTTCTTCGTGCAGTTCTGGCATTTCCTGGTGAACGCGGTGCAGGGCAATTTCGGCCTGAGCCTGCGGCTCGGCCAGAAGGTGTCGCGGCTGATCGGCGAGCGCTTTCCGGCGACGCTGGAGCTGTCGATCGTTGCGGCGCTGCTGGCGGTCGTGGTCGGCGTGCCGATGGGCGTCTACGCGGCGCTCAAGCGCGGCAGTTTCCTGTCGCAGGTGTTCATGACGATCTCGCTCTTGGGCGTGTCGCTGCCGACCTTCCTGATCGGCATTCTGCTGATCCTGTTCTTCTCGGTCGAGTTCGGCTGGCTGCCGAGCTTCGGCCGCGGCCAGGTGGTGCATTTCGGCTGGTGGACCAGCGGCCTGTTCACGCGCGACGGCTGGGCGCACATCCTGATGCCGGCGGTGACCTTGGCGATCTTCCAGCTCACGCTGATCATGCGCCTGGTGCGCGCCGAGATGCTGGAGGTGCTGCGCACCGACTACATCAAGTTTGCGCGCGCACGGGGCCTGACGAACCGCGCGATCCACTTCGGCCATGCGCTGAAGAACACGCTGGTGCCGGTGATGACGATCACCGGGCTGCAACTCGGCGGGCTGATCGCCTTTTCCATCATCACCGAAACCGTGTTCCAATGGCCGGGCATGGGGCTGCTGTTCATTCAGGCGGTGACGTTCGCCGACATCCCGGTGATGGCGGCCTACCTGTGCCTGATCGCGCTGATCTTCGTGGTCATCAACCTGATCGTCGACCTGCTTTATTTCGCCGTCGATCCGCGGCTGCGCCTCGATTCCGCCGGGGGGCATTGA